The Drechmeria coniospora strain ARSEF 6962 chromosome 02, whole genome shotgun sequence genome has a segment encoding these proteins:
- a CDS encoding glutamate decarboxylase — MPASDHEHEDEIRNGHSNGRYKAKSGLHRAEETEDLIEAIKSLIVPYIREADEAAAAKASGRAQVDSHGHERGRNALVEPHKPRELLDRLRFSLPRAEGEGKDGLVDAIQRILRYSVNTWDQGFLDKLTASTNAVGVVSEMVLAVLNTNVHVYHVSPALTVVEKVTARALASYFGFDGPHAGGVTCQGGSASNLTSLVIARAALYPETKLLGAQGHRFAVFTSEHGHFSVEKAAVTCGMGAASVVCVPVDAAGRMEPPALRSLILEALAQGRTPLYVNATAGTTVLGAYDPIGKIRSICDEFGLWLHVDGSWGGAVCFSERHRHKLDGTELADSLTINPQKMLNVPMTCSFLLTNDLRRFHAANSLRAGYLFHDAEGDDVWDLADLTLQCGRKADSLKLALAWIYYGPTGFGDGIDHAFDMAYHLTDLVVRSADFELVSLSPPSSLQVCFYYAPGGSVSDEAEENSRRTRAMVDKMLGRGFMFDFAPGPRGHFFRVVVNCQTLIGTVNGLFKGLEEAGHEVMSRPG; from the coding sequence ATGCCCGCCTCCGACCACGAGCACGAAGATGAGATCCGTAACGGTCACAGCAACGGACGATACAAAGCAAAGTCCGGCTTGCATCGTGCCGAAGAGACCGAGGATCTCATCGAGGCGATAAAATCACTCATAGTACCCTACATCcgcgaggcggacgaggcggcggcggccaaagCATCGGGTCGCGCGCAGGTGGATTCGCACGGGCACGAACGAGGTCGAAACGCCCTCGTCGAACCTCACAAACCGCGGGAGCTGCTGGACCGCCTCCGCTTCTCGCTGCCTCGGGCTGAAGGAGAGGGGAAGGacgggctcgtcgacgccatccagCGCATCCTCCGGTACAGCGTCAACACCTGGGACCAGGGATTCCTCGACAAGCTGACGGCCAGCACgaacgccgtcggcgtcgtgtcGGAGATGGTGCTCGCCGTGCTCAACACAAACGTCCACGTCTACCATGTGTCGCCGGCCCTGACCGTCGTCGAAAAAGTCACGGCGCGGGCCCTGGCGTCGTACTTTGGCTTCGACGGCCctcacgccggcggcgtcacaTGCCAGGGGGGCAGCGCGTCCAACCTGACGtcgctcgtcatcgcccgAGCCGCGCTCTACCCCGAGACGAAGTTGCTGGGCGCTCAGGGGCACCGCTTTGCCGTCTTCACCAGCGAGCACGGCCACTTCTCGGTCGAAAAGGCTGCCGTAACGTGCGGCATGGGCGCGGCGAGCGTCGTATGCGTGCCCGTggatgccgccggccgcatggagccgccggcgctgcgGTCTCTCATCCTCGAAGCCCTGGCCCAGGGCAGGACGCCGCTGTACGTCAACGCCACGGCGGGCACGACGGTGCTGGGCGCCTACGATCCGATCGGCAAGATTCGTTCCATCTGCGACGAGTTCGGGCTCTGGCtgcacgtcgacggctcctGGGGGGGCGCCGTCTGCTTCTCCGAAAGGCACCGGCAcaagctcgacggcaccgagctGGCCGACTCGCTGACCATCAACCCGCAGAAGATGCTCAACGTGCCTATGACATGCTCCTTTCTGCTCACAAACGACTTGCGCCGCTTCCACGCCGCGAACTCGCTGCGGGCCGGGTACCTGTTtcacgacgccgagggcgacgacgtgtgggacctcgccgacctgaCGCTTCAGTGCGGACGAAAGGCCGACAGCCTGAAGCTTGCGCTTGCCTGGATCTACTACGGACCGACgggcttcggcgacggcatcgaccacGCGTTCGACATGGCGTACCACCTGACCGACTTGGTCGTCCGGTCGGCCGACTTTGAGCTCGTATCGCTCAGCCCGCCATCGTCACTTCAGGTGTGCTTCTACTACGCGCCCGGGGGTAGcgtctcggacgaggcggaagAAAACTCACGGCGCACGAGGGCCATGGTGGACAAGATGCTCGGTCGGGGCTTCATGTTCGACTTTGCGCCCGGGCCGAGGGGCCACTTcttccgcgtcgtcgtcaactgCCAGACGCTCATCGGGACGGTAAACGGCTTGTTCaagggcctcgaggaggcTGGTCACGAGGTCATGAGTCGTCCGGGGTGA
- a CDS encoding putative haloacid dehalogenase protein: MATSRLITSFKCLTFDCYGTLVDWEGGIYKALEPLTRQLDSSHPLHSDRLATLKAFIRNEGIIQRAQPTAPYQIVLAEAYGALAAELGVRTSAEDKARFGAGVGDWPVYADTVEALRRLHRHFKLVILSNVDRGSFERTLAKQLAGIEFDAIYTAEEIGSYKPNLRNFEYLVEHCRRDLGVDRDGIIHTAQSLHHDHVPAKDMALASAWIERGGEVESVMGGDPKDYEGRVAYSWHYRTMGEMADAVDAVAVTA; this comes from the coding sequence ATGGCCACCTCACGACTGATCACGTCCTTTAAATGCCTCACCTTTGACTGCTATGGCACCCTCGTCGACTGGGAGGGTGGCATCTACAAGGCCCTCGAGCCCCTGACCCGGCAGCTGGACAGCTCGCACCCGTTGCATTCGGATCGTTTGGCTACGCTCAAGGCCTTCATCCGAAACGAAGGCATCATCCAGCGCGCGCAACCCACTGCCCCGTACCAAATCGTGCTGGCCGAAGCCTACGGTGcgctggccgccgagctcggcgtccggacctcggccgaggacaaggcgcgcttcggcgccggcgtgggCGACTGGCCCGTCTACGCCGACACGGTCGAGGCCCTCCGGCGCCTGCATCGTCACTTCAAGCTCGTAATCCTCTCCAACGTCGACAGGGGCTCGTTTGAGAGGACGCTCGCCAAGCAGCTGGCGGGCATCGAGTTTGACGCCATCTACACGGCCGAAGAGATTGGCTCCTACAAGCCCAACCTTCGCAACTTTGAGTACCTTGTCGAGCACTGCCGTCGagacctcggcgtcgaccggGACGGCATCATCCACACGGCGCAGTCGCTTCACCACGATCACGTGCCGGCCAAGGACATGGCCCTCGCGAGCGCCTGGATCGAGCGCGGCGGAGAGGTAGAGAGCGTGATGGGGGGGGATCCAAAAGACTACGAAGGCCGCGTCGCATACTCGTGGCACTACAGGACGATGGGGGAGATGGCCGACGCTGTCGATGCCGTGGCGGTGACTGCTTGA
- a CDS encoding arad-like aldolase/epimerase, whose translation MTTATATAATTGTLAVKMDTKPLQSEGDGDEMACHLASLSRGPNPLSGIPKFPSFHEHRKHIVLHMAAVFRNWARKGFTEGISGHISVRDPEFSNLIWMNPIGKHFALLNGGDMLCLRISDGEIVGGNRTRPANNPGYYIHSEVHKARQDIHAICHAHTIAGRAWAVFGKPLEMITQDICDVYGALAVDGEYAGIVTAEQEGRQIARALGPKGKAAILLNHGLISVGQTVDEASFLFGLVDRSCEIQLRVEAACAGNPELRKNIIPHELALNNFRMAGEKNWLYEEAQPDIEYEIAMAGHVIADGLDDIGIDIK comes from the exons atgacgacagcgacggcaacggcggccacgacagGCACCTTGGCTGTCAAGATGGACACGAAGCCTCTCCAAAGTgaaggcgatggcgatgaaaTGGCGTGTCATCTGGCGAGCTTGAGCCGCGGACCCAATCCCCTTTCTG GCATCCCTAAATTTCCTTCCTTCCACGAGCACAGGAAGCACATTGTGCTGCacatggccgccgtcttccGCAACTGGGCGCGAAAAGGCTTCACCGAGGGCATCTCGGGCCACATCAGCGTCAGGGACCCCGAGTTTTCCAACCTCATCTGGATGAACCCGATCGGAAAACATTTTGCCCTGCTCAACGGTGGCGACATGCTGTGTCTGCGCATCAGCGATGGGGAAATCGTAGGCGGCAACCGA ACTAGACCGGCAAACAACCCGGGTTATTACATCCATTCCGAAGTTcataaggcaaggcaagacATCCATGCCATCTGTCACGCACACACCATCGCCGGTCGCGCCTGGGCCGTCTTTGGCAAGCCGCTCGAGATGATTACGCAGGATATATGCGACGTCTATGGCGCcctggccgtcgatggcgaatACGCCGGTATTGTCACGGCTGAGCAGGAGGGCCGGCAGATCGCGCGAGCCCTCGGACCGAAAGGAAAGGCCGCCATACTGCTCAACCACGGGCTCATCAGCGTCGGTCAGACCGTTGATGAGGCTTCCTtcctcttcggcctcgtcgaccgcaGTTGCGAGATTCAGCTCCGTGTCGAGGCAGCCTGTGCTGGAAATCCCGAGCTCAGGAAGAACATAATCCCTCACGAGCTTGCGCTGAACAACTTTAGGATGGCGGGTGAGAAGAACTGGCTATACGAGGAGGCACAACCGGATATCGAGTACGAGATTGCGATGGCAGGCCACGTCATTGCGGACGGTCTTGATGACATTGGAATCGATATAAAATGA
- a CDS encoding hypothetical protein (related to Erv1p and rat ALR protein), giving the protein MAMARRQHLSLLLGVALFIFFSISYLLSGRNTAGLATSDARFSLPKSSKDPDSDGGSKSKAFKIELDDVPKNLLDGPSIAPAMDAPTAKAELGRATWKFLHTVAARFPEKPTPDERKTLETFFHLFGRLYPCGECAKHFRELMKQYPPQTSSRNAAAGWLCFAHNLVNQRLKKPEFDCNKIGDFYDCGCGEEGKDGKGKGKDKDKDKDKEESKSRTEGKGKGDEEELK; this is encoded by the exons atggccatggcacGCCGACAGCACCTTTCGCTGTTGCTCGGGGTCGCCCTCTTCATCTTCTTCAGCATATCGTACCTGCTGTCCGGCCGCAATACCGCCGGGTTGGCCACGAGCGACGCCCGGTTCTCGCTCCCAAAGTCGTCCAAGGATCCGGACTCCGATGGCGGCTCCAAGTCCAAGGCGTTCAAGATCGAGCTGGACGATGTGCCAAAGAACCTGCTCGACGGTCCCTCGATCGCACCGGCGATGGATGCACCGACGGCCAA GGCCGAGCTCGGTCGCGCAACCTGGAAGTTCCTGCACACGGTAGCCGCGCGCTTCCCGGAGAAGCCGACCCCCGACGAGCGCAAGACGCTCGAGACATTCTTCCACCTCTTCGGACGACTGTACCCGTGCGGCGAGTGCGCGAAGCACTTTCGCGAGCTGATGAAGCAATACCCACCGCAGACGAGCAGccgcaacgccgccgccggttgGCTCTGCTTTGCCCACAACCTCGTCAACCAGCGACTCAAGAAGCCCGAGTTTGACTGCAACAAGATTGGCGACTTTTACGACTGCGGCTGCGGGGAGGAGGGCAAAGACGGGAAAGGCAAaggcaaggacaaggacaaggacaaggacaaggaggagaGCAAGAGCAGAACGGAAGGCAAGGgcaaaggcgacgaggaagagttGAAATGA
- a CDS encoding TqaL, protein MTYSVAAKRAVRVPTSLLRQTTLTTGISSPACRGCRPFHASGKDKAVEAIEAVDSRAHPAQVAASSSLFGRSRTAPSPLRPVPGSTQLDVHRQLYRPGFYETVARIMKLRARYIEDRAVFIESRDMLPLLLGLGADPGDLAGMQTVSDRLYHDPTLPFRRSRNGRFCIDFDTRSLRRLEFQPFKLTAEEDFKRHDSGQLRRFDEVQDELQLNSVFQALFAFKALMLHGVPTTQRPKLSYDSQKWVCTLFNLRTVTTPELVGEPALEGVHSDGVDHTMTTFLSSNNMVPGSAATFMHDMAETTGIPLSDVSPHHILSRVQHKTFLDTLLIVDHERKHSLSPVCAIDESRHATRDMLVFFTRKPVEASHVSGSIDSLKPHREMPMEIPLYVPAAL, encoded by the coding sequence ATGACATATTCCGTTGCAGCGAAACGAGCGGTTCGTGTACCCACGTCTTTGCTTCGCCAGACCACCTTAACTACCGGCATCTCGTCTCCTGCCTGCCGAGGCTGTCGGCCGTTCCATGCCTCCGGCAAAgacaaggccgtcgaggccatcgaggccgtcgactccCGCGCCCACCCGGCCCAGGTagcggcatcgtcatcccTTTTCGGCAGGAGTCGGACCGCCCCGTCGCCCTTGAGGCCGGTGCCGGGATCGACCCAGCTCGATGTCCATCGGCAGTTATATCGACCCGGTTTCTACGAGACCGTCGCGCGGATCATGAAGCTCCGCGCCCGCTACATCGAGGACCGTGCTGTCTTCATCGAGAGCCGGGATATGctacccctcctcctcggacTTGGCGCCGACCCCGGAGACCTCGCCGGCATGCAGACCGTCAGCGACCGGCTCTACCACGACCCGACTCTCCCCTTCCGCCGTTCTCGTAACGGTCGCTTCTGTATCGACTTCGACACCCGCAGCCTCCGCCGGCTCGAATTCCAACCCTTCAAGCtcacggccgaggaagacTTCAAGCGTCACGACTCCGGACAGCTGCGAAGGTTCGACGAAGTCCAGGATGAGCTCCAACTCAATTCCGTCTTCCAAGCTCTCTTCGCCTTCAAAGCCCTCATGCTGCACGGCGTTCCCACGACGCAACGACCCAAGCTCTCATACGACAGCCAAAAATGGGTATGCACCCTCTTCAACCTTCGGACTGTCACCACTCCAGAGCTCGTGGGTGAACCCGCCCTCGAAGGTGTTCAttccgacggcgtcgaccacACCATGACCACATTTCTCAGCAGCAACAACATGGTCCCCGGCAGCGCCGCTACATTCATGCACGACATGGCAGAAACGACGGGCATCCCCTTATCCGACGTCTCACCACACCACATCCTGTCTCGGGTCCAGCACAAGACCTTTCTTGATACTCTTCTCATTGTCGATCACGAACGCAAGCACAGTCTCTCCCCCGTGTGTGCCATCGACGAATCCAGGCACGCTACACGCGACATGCTCGTCTTCTTCACCCGCAAACCGGTCGAGGCCTCCCACGTCTCCGGCTCGATCGATTCGCTTAAACCGCACCGCGAAATGCCCATGGAGATACCCCTCTACGTTCCCGCCGCCCTTTAA
- a CDS encoding Esterase-like protein codes for MFVDGPNPTKVQFVPLHKRANPPTPLVLVHDGGGTIFSYFILDSLHRDVWAIHNPRYFDGGHFEGGMDEMARHYIDLILKAGISGTILLGGWSLGGFLSLAMARMLAEDDSTNLTIAGFLIIDSPYHIARSKLTMATSECEIVGIPDLVAKSFDNCDLMLKHWDLPSWDAPACNGDEVKVRVAGRSFTIPPRGLLHKPLDESWRLVETRQAPSKDPVVGSVAPPPAVMVRCTRPAEKKKGENECDPCLIDIFRHKTLLGWEENYPHFIKAVVDVDANHYSVFDKFDQPKV; via the exons ATGTTTGTCGACGGCCCAAACCCGACCAAGGTGCAGTTCGTGCCGCTGCACAAACGTGCGAACCCGCCGAcgcctctcgtcctcgtccacgacGGAGGCGGAACCATCTTCAGCTACTTCATCCTCGACAGCCTCCATCGCGATGTCTGGGCCATCCACAACCCGAGGTACTTTGACGGAGGACACTTCGAAGGCGGCATGGACGAGATGGCCCGCCACTACATCGACCTGATCCTCAAAGCCGGCATCAGCGGCACCATCCTGCTCGGAG GATGGTCCCTCGGCGGcttcctctccctcgccatGGCACGcatgctcgccgaggacgactcgACGAACCTCAccatcgccggcttcctcatCATCGATTCTCCCTACCACATTGCTCGCTCCAAGCTGACCATGGCCACGTCCGAGTGCGAGATAGTTGGCATCCCCGACCTCGTGGCAAAGTCCTTTGACAACTGCGACCTGATGCTGAAGCACTGGGATCTTCCCTCGTGGGACGCCCCGGCGtgcaacggcgacgaggtcaaAGTCAGAGTCGCCGGCCGAAGCTTCACCATCCCGCCTCGAGGCCTCCTTCACAAGCCGCTCGACGAATCCTGGAGGCTGGTCGAGACGCGGCAGGCTCCGAGCAAAGatcccgtcgtcggctccgtcgcaCCCCCGCCGGCAGTCATGGTTCGCTGCACGCGACCGGCGGAAAAGAAAAAGGGCGAAAACGAATGCGACCCCTGTCTCATCGACATATTCCGTCACAAGACCCTGCTGGGCTGGGAGGAAAACTACCCACATTTCatcaaggccgtcgtcgatgtcgatgccAACCACTACTCCGTCTTTGACAAGTTTGACCAGCCAAAGGTTTGA